In Vicia villosa cultivar HV-30 ecotype Madison, WI linkage group LG7, Vvil1.0, whole genome shotgun sequence, the DNA window TCGGCAGTTATTTGAAGTCTAGGGagaaaaaattgtaaattatcgAGCAGATATTATAATTGTACAGGACAGGAGTTGCCAATGTATGAAAAAATTTCAGAAACAAAAGTAGAGATTTTCTTGCCTTTCGAACAGTTGTTATGGAAAGGCCTTTGCTCACAAGTGTGTCAGCAATCCAACCTCCTATATTTGCAAAAATGGCCATGGTTAACCATGGAAGGACACATAAGAGCCCAGATTCCGTGAGGTTGAACTTAAGAACCTGAAAACATAACCCATAAAGTTCATTCATcaaatttttctgtttttctctaTTTGATTACATTTACATCTCCTAACCATTCAAGTTAAGATCAAGACATTGATCACAATCTTGTGTCAGCACAACATATCTTGAAAGAAATTTTACCAAGTAATATAAATAGTTGTATGCACAACTTTAACATAGTTGAGAATAAATGGTAAGATGTATCATAACATCAAGTAgttcaaaataaaaaacatttttatcaaaagacaacaaaacttgCAGCCAAGTGAACCTCGGCTTGATTGAAAACATGGGGAAATGTAATGTGTGGTTTCATGCAAATAAGACCAGAAAAAATCTGAAGTCTTTATATTATGTAAGTGTGGTTTCATTGCTACTTGAAAATATTTGAGAAATTATAGAAAGTATCATCAACAACATTCATATTCTAAAATGCATTTATCAATGACAtgccaaaaataaaattaaattaaattaaacaaataagcACCTGATTGTAGTATGTAGGCATccaggttaatagaataaatgtcCCCCAATTGTGGCAGAAGTGAGAGATTATTAAAGCCCAGACAGgcgcttttgataaaatcaatttCCAAGGAATAACTGTCACAGGTTCTTTTGATTCGCTGCCCCCAAGTATGAGCCTTTTCTCTTCCACCCCAAGATCTGGATCGTCTTTTGGGGTGCTGTATGCCTAGAAGAAGTCGACATAAGGAATTACAAAGTGCCCTTCACATTATACATGATATGGTAAAATGCCAAAACAATAAGTTGCACATACATAACTTCTATATTTGGTTATTACTCATATATCCAATATGTTATGAAATACTTTGAGGCAGTCCCTAAACgaaccaatcaacacaaaaaacATCATCACATGCTTCGTATGGTTGGCAAAGTAGAAATGACTGGTTTCTTATTAAAACATTTTTCCAAACAGAAACAGATACATTTAGAGGATATGATTGAAAGAGTGAAAGTTGACTTACTTTTCTCAACCACAAGGCAAACCAGATACTTCCAAGTGATCCAAATGAGTAAAACACAGATGGCCACCCAAATTTGTGGATCAGAAAAGGTGAGAATGCCAATCCTGTGACAGAACCAAGGTACATGCCACTATACACTAGTGCAAGTGATCTGCTTCTCTCTGATACTGGAACCCACTTGGAAAGTATATTATTCATTGCAGGCATAGCAACACCCTAAAAACAAAGAATCAGAAAAGTTTGTTGCCAAATTATAAGAGCAAAAGTCGTTTCTGTACTTAGCCTGAACTTTAAACATAAGACCACTCCAACAATAAAATGGACCAACCTCGCCAATTCCCATAAAAGCACGCATAACAAGCAGATATGGAAGCCCAAGTTTTGCAGCAATAGGTGTTAAAACTGTTGCAATTGACCACCATACAACTCCAAAACCAAGTACTAGCTTTCCACCAACTTTGTCTGCCCAAATGCCACCAACAATCTAAACCCAGAGATCATTCAGTCAGTACAAAAGCAATAAAATCAGAACAATTTCATGCACAGTAGGAGACCAATTTCTAGTTAAGGTAACTGGCTTTATGCATATCAGTTAAACCTGAGTAAGTAGATAACCCCAGAAAAAAGAGGATTGAATGAGGCCAACTGTTGCACTGTTCCAGTTGAACTCTTGAGACATTGGAAGTATTGCTATACTCATATTTACCTGTAAAAAATGGAAATGTTTAGCATATCAGTAACTTTAGGTTAGTAAGATTGTGGAAATATAGaaacaattaatcaaatataCACAAACATAGTTCGAGAAAAAATCTAAAATCAACTAATGCAAAAGAAATGTAGAATTTTGAAAACAGTATTTCAAATTTCAACTTCCGCAACCAACATATAAAACTACAAGAggtgaaacaattttttttgtttacttAGTTGATAGAATAATGAAACAAATTAGGCTACTAGGAATAGTGATCAACTAAACACATGGTCTCTATTCAAGTAACCAAACACCCTGCAGAGATAATCAATTGAATATGATGAAAGAAATGTAGCTATTGAATAGTATCGAAGATTAACACAAACATATAAATAGCATTGTAATTTGTAACTGAagctataaaaaaaagaaaatgttacTCACGCGATCCATGTTACACAGAAGAAATGCTGTAAAACATAGCAGTACAATAACCCATCGCTTAGGAAACTGCTGCCACCAAGGAGATACTTGACTCAGATTCCCATCCAAAAGAATGGCTTCACCACTCCCTTCAGTTGATTGCAGCCTATCAATCTTCGGTTCTCCAATGTCACTATCCTCAGACTTGTAACAAGCACGCAGCGTATTTACCTTCCTGCGTCCAACATTGCTACTGCTAAACGGAGCTGAAGAAAGGTAAGAACAACTTTTTTTGCAAGCTTTTAATTTGAAGTTCGAACAGCAGTTAGATCGTCGGGATAATGGAGAAAAAACCTCCCTTCTTTCATCAAACATTTGTATTTGTTTAGAAACGCTCTCTTCCAAAGTGGAACCAATACGACAATGCATTGTGTGCTGGCATCTTGAAACTCTCTCCTTCCCAATCCAATTACCATACCTCGTTACTGATACACCAGAAACAGAAATTCCCCCTCTTTGAAGCGACGAATCCTTTTGCGATCTATACGAATTCCCTGCCAATACAAAACAACATATCAAATTTTCTTACTTTAAAGTAGTGAACACTTATCAACATAATCCAAGCTTAAAGCCACTTCATCTTAACAAAATCACCATTTAATAACTAAATCTATTTAGCACGGACACTTTGAATAAGACATCGACACGGTGACAtagtaataatttttaaaaatgaataaattaaatgtaatcacaagtgtcggtgcCGGTGTCCAGACACGCCTTTTTTCAGAGGTGTAGGTACTCCATAGACGGTAATTAAGTGATTAATCACAAAAAATATGGATTTCAGTTTAGTGACTATAACTACAATAACCATAACCGTCCAGTCATACTTTACTATCTAGCTACATTACAATATCAATTTCTCCAATCTGTTAACATTCTGACAATAAAACTATACACTTAAATTAAAtgcatgtgtttatttccatttCTACTGAATAGTTACTAAATTCATTTGCATAAATCTCATTGCAATCAAAAAAGTTTAAAGTAAGTAGAAATCAAATCTTGCGGTAAATGCAGAATTCAGAAAATGCATGCAAAGGAGTGTGAACCTGAGGCAACGAAGGAACCGAAGTTGCGGTTGGAAATCAAACCGCTCATAGCCATTGGTAATGTGCTGATGGTAGTTTGATACTGTTGAGCGAAAATTGAGAGTTGAAAGTGCACAAAACGACGTCGTCTCTTAGTGCTACTCtgtttttctcttctcttctgtgaaagaagaaggaagaggataagcaaagaaagaaaaagaaaagcacAGAAACTATATATTTTGGTAGTTTCCAACtacaactatttttttattttttttattttttatttctcacATTCCATTTTGGggaatataaaattaataaacttataataatcaaaattaaaaaatataaagaccataaaaaaaaaaaaaaatctagtgGCGTTATTACCAAGAGATAGAGAGATCCAGAGTAAGACACGTGGCAGATTTTCCTCGGCAAAACATTAATTACAGTAATTGCTGAGATGCCCTTCCTTCGGTGGTGGAAGTGACGGTAATTGCTGAGATGTCCTTCCTCTGAAGGTGGAAGTGACTTAAAAAgtgtttttacttttttttttaattaattagttaattgttTTGTCAACGTCATGATAAAGTGCTTAtaatgaaaaaaagaaatttgaaaaaattGTAAGAATTCTTTTTGTCGTATTTCTCATGAAttatttttctttgaaattttttagGGATGGATGGTATTTTCATGTTCATGCATGGAATATCCTGGTTCTCGACCATGGTTGTTATAGAAGCTTAAAATTGTTTCGTCATTTTTATTGAACCATGTGATATTTAATTAGTGTGACAAAAATTATGAGAATTTTTtggttatatttttttgaaaagtaaatGTGAGTTTGAAAGTGTATAATTGATTTTTgtaatgtttaattttttaaaatctgAATTAATTTTGCTTTTAAGATTTATTTTAATGAAAGTTTAAAATGGTTATTTTTGTATTTATAGTTGCTTTCACACGAGGTTAAGAAGAAGAGTGAGGTTTTGGCTTTTACTCAGACATCTATATCTAACATGAAGACGCTCTTGACGAAGCAAATCGGTTTTTGGATCTTGctaaaaaaaagataaaagagtTTGAAAAGTCTCTAAAGGACGGTCTTTGTGAGATGTGCCTCGAGAATCTCACTTTGTCTAAGGAGTTGGTTGAATCAATAGAGGAAAGTTACACTATTTCTCGTGACTCTTTCGCAAGTGCCTTGAAACAGGTGGATCAATTTTATCATATAAGGTTGATCTCTCGAGAGCAATTTCGTCTTTATCAAGTTATTCAATACAATAAGGTGGTTTCCTTGGTAAACTACCCCCACCCCACCCTTTATGGTCGACGTGCCTATCCCTGAAACATGTAAATCCAATGGATAAGAAATCTCTGTCTTTTTAGTTTCTTACTTACCCATATTTTTACATGTTTTAGCGATATTGCTTCTGGTACCAGTTTACTTCTCCAGGACACAACTTTTTCATCTAGGTAGTACTCCAAGTTTATTGAAAGTCTCTAGGTACCATGTTCGACTAAGGTTTGATGTCAATTTCCAACCCTAGGAGAAAACTGGTTTGAAGTTGATGTATGGCAAACTCACAACTTAGTTTGAAGTGGCTAACTATCAAGAGGGGGTGAGCCCGTATTTTTCCCTTTATGGGTTTCTTTCTTTGTATGTATGTGTTGGCATCCAGGGGTTTTGGTTGCTTAAGTCTTATGTGTGTGACGTTTGCAAGAGCACCCCTGAATCTTTGTGATGGAAAGTTGATCTCTTTTGGTCGTTCCTCAGACTTATCGTTAcctttcataatcaaaaggaaataataaaaaatatcattttttactCGAACAACATAATACATTATAGTAAAGTGTAGGAGGTCAGGTAACCATGTCTAGAAATTGCCTGACCAAATAGGCTATGTTGATCTACATAGCTTTGCCTTCCCTTTCTTTTGTTCCTGCTGCAAAGCCCTGTATATCCTCTTCGCCCTGGACAGGTCGATGCTTTTTGTTACCGGCTCATCGTAGACATTACGGCACTTCGGCTTGAGGTGGATTGGGGATGTTATTGCATCTAAGGTTGTTGTGAAGGGCCTACCTATGATGCAGTTGTAGACGATTCTGCAAGGAAGCACCAGAAATTAAGAATTGATAGTTATGGTATTTTTGTCCTTCTTCCAAGATGACCATAAGCTCAATGTACCCCCAACGAGGGATTACCAAGTGATGACAGCCAATCACCATGTAATTTTATTAGAAGTGTCATGTGTTTTTAGTAGTAATTAGCACATAAATTTATGGATTTGAAATGAAACTTGGTAACATGTGAGTTAATTGTCGAACAAGTGACTCTAAGAACAAGAGTGAGGTGAATTATGGTATTCAAAAGTCATGATTAATTTAACGTTAATTACTTAAAACAATAGTTGGTGTTAGTATAGTTAAAGAGGTAGAGGTAAAAGCAACAGaaaaaggaaataaggaaatataaaagaaattaaataactGGAAGTAGAGAGAGTTTAGAGAGACTGTACCAATTTTTACAGAGGTTCGTCTGATCTCTTGGCCTACTCCTCGGACCAAGAATTTTTTTGGAGAATTCCACTAAAATAATTTCTTTAAGCTTTTGATAGGTTATGCCCAATAACCTTCATACAATCAACTAACATATTTTACACAAGTTGATCACTCAAATCAAATAGGAGCTAAGCTCACACACCAAGAGCGAGACTTTAATCGACTGATCTCAAAAGTCAAACAAAGGTTTTAACAAGCCCACCTCAAAAACCAAAAAGAGATTTTTTTTGGATTTATCTCTAGAACcaaacacaaaaatcttcaagagAATGTCACTCTTGAAGAACAACTAAGAACGACATAGCTACAAGTGCTTCTTAACAAGTATTTCTCACTCACAAGGCACTAAGACAACTTTTAGTGAAAGAAAATAAAGGAGAGAAAAGAGAGGAGTAGAAAATAACAATAGGATAGTAGAAATCAGAGTTCTTGTGTGTTTTGGAATGAGGATAAGCCTCATTTATAATATAGGAAAAGAATTTGCTCAAAAAGGAAATAATCCATGGGACAAATTAAATGATATAATCGATTATTTTACCAATTTCTAATCAATTAGAAAACCTTCAAGGGATATATGTtttaatcgattagaataatttatAATCAATTAGGATGTCATTTTCCTTGTTCGAATCAATTAAGTAATGTCACTGATTAGATAGTGTTAAAACTttaccaattgattaaaaatacttCTTAATCTATCTCGTACACGTCTTGATAGGTTTTAAAGATATTTAAGGTGTTTTGAAAAATTCTGAGAggttaaaaaacatttttaagtGAGTGTGTAAGTTTCCTTTGTAAATTAGAATTTACCCTTATACTTTTTTAATACTCTAGTCACTCGGACATTGCATTAAGCGTAGGACAGACCAGGAGGGCTTTCGCACCTCCTATTTTTCATAACTTTGAAGTTTCATGTTCCTTTTTATATTATCTTTGACTTTAACATTTCACTATAACCTTGAATCTTATCTCTAATAAGGCTTGAGGTAAGTTCATAATGAGAATCATCATCAAAGACACTTGGAAATATATCACAAGGGACCAACAAGATCAAGCAACAAGATTCCACCGAACATCAgagtcatcatcaaaaccatcaTGATCAACACATGGTAAATACATCAGCTACAATGTATTATACCTACAAGAGCATAGATACATATTTTCTCCCTTTATAATGATGACAACGCATCTCTCAAGGAGGTGGACAAAACTGGAAAACCAAATTGATATATTATAGTGGTTAAACTCCCCCTGAAAAATATAGAGTATACTCTACTCCCCCCGAGAGTATACTTCTCCCCCTTTTAGCATTATCTAAAAGGTGAAAATTGCAATAAAAAGCACAAGCACATATATTACAAAGATAGCTCAGATAAAGGGAATGATTTACTTGATAAAGCACGAGCCCTTAAAGAAAATTTAATGAAGAGCATATAATTGTACTTCTCCCCCTGATGGGCATGTTTGTTAAGAAGCTTGTGTTACTAGAGCCTGGTGTACTTTCTTAGTATGGGCGACTTTCTATAAGATCTCATTGTCTTTGGAGACTAGAATCCCTCAGAACCATAACCTTTTGATGACTTGTGACTTCCCTTTATTTTGGGAACACACTACTTTTAATAAATAGTGGGTAGATTTTAGGGGACATATTTCCCTTAGGACAACTTATTCTAATAAATTTCCTTTTATGCTTGAGAGAGTGTGAAGCTTCTCACTCATAGACATTCCAATGCTTTTTGGATCACATTAAAAAAACTCTTTGCACAAGGATTTATTAGTAGCACTGAATTAACAAAAAATATGCACGAGTAAGATGacatgatttgtttgaaaagacgTGTATCATTGTTCCCTCGTATATACTTATTTTCAAGCATAAAATTTCTCAGACAATCATACCAAGCTATAAAGGCTTATTTCAGATCATTATAGAGCCTTTTTCAGTTGAAAACAAtagtaataaaagaaaatattataatACTTGGAGAATGTTTAACATGCATTTCCTTTTGGATGTAACCATTCGAGAATACACTCTTTACATCCACTTGGAAGAGTTTAAAAATCCTAATGTGTGAGAAAGCTAGAAGCATCCTTATGACTTCTAATTCAGCTTCATGGGCATAAATCTAGGCGAAATTTATTCATTTGTATTAATCGTATCCTTTCGCAATGAGTCCTGGTTTATTtctcaaatcacttccaaatacATCAAGCTTGTTGTAAAGGAACCACTTAGAAACCAATCACTCAATTAGTTGAAGCTTTGGGAGCAAGTCCCCAAATGTTATTTCTCTCAAATTGATTTACCCTTTCTTGCAAATCAAGATACCAATGTTTGTCGATGAGAGCCTCATCAAATTCCTTTGACTTAATTCGGTAAACATAATCCATAAAGTTACATACCTTTCTAAGGGAGTGTCAAATTATAACTCCCTTAGAAATACCTCTAATGACTTTCTGAATAGGATGGTCCTTAGTAGTCTGATCAATGCATTTTTGCACTTCTTTTCCAGCTTTTGTACTTCGATATGTTAAATGTCTCTTAAGTTTAATCTttgtgttttaatatgttttcttaaaattttaatcataaataaattttagtttatttgtgttatttatttttgaaataaactGCATTTTGATGCTTGCTCGTTGGGCAGATCATAACTTGGGCTATGAGTATCATATTGACATGTATGAGTAGAATTTGGAAAGgtaaaagaaaaagataaaattttATGTGGATTCCAAAAGCTAAATTAGAGTGCTGActattcaatttttttgtttttcgtaCAAGACTTATGGAAgcaaaatttattttatgttttatgtcGGACCATTTTATATTTTCGAACCCGGTACTCTTAAAGCTCAAACCTTTGTTATACTTATTTTGATTTTAGAAATCATAATATCAGAGGAAAAATCACATAATTTAGAACACGGCTTTGTTTGAAGCTTTTCTCACATGGCCGACTAAACTTCTCTTTCGATCTATTATTTCATCAATTCGTCAAAACTTGAGGTTTTCATGTTATatctttaatttcattatttttattcccTTCCTATTAATTTGGTTTGTATTCTAATGTTTAATTTGAACCCCGGTAGAATTGATAGGATTTTATTTGATAGAAATTTGTTTCTTAGGGCATAATTGATAGATTATAATTTTACTAC includes these proteins:
- the LOC131616624 gene encoding ascorbate transporter, chloroplastic-like, producing the protein MAMSGLISNRNFGSFVASGNSYRSQKDSSLQRGGISVSGVSVTRYGNWIGKERVSRCQHTMHCRIGSTLEESVSKQIQMFDERREVFSPLSRRSNCCSNFKLKACKKSCSYLSSAPFSSSNVGRRKVNTLRACYKSEDSDIGEPKIDRLQSTEGSGEAILLDGNLSQVSPWWQQFPKRWVIVLLCFTAFLLCNMDRVNMSIAILPMSQEFNWNSATVGLIQSSFFWGYLLTQIVGGIWADKVGGKLVLGFGVVWWSIATVLTPIAAKLGLPYLLVMRAFMGIGEGVAMPAMNNILSKWVPVSERSRSLALVYSGMYLGSVTGLAFSPFLIHKFGWPSVFYSFGSLGSIWFALWLRKAYSTPKDDPDLGVEEKRLILGGSESKEPVTVIPWKLILSKAPVWALIISHFCHNWGTFILLTWMPTYYNQVLKFNLTESGLLCVLPWLTMAIFANIGGWIADTLVSKGLSITTVRKIMQSIGFLGPAFFLTQLSNVKTPAMAVLCMSCSQGCDAFSQSGLYSNHQDIGPRYAGVLLGLSNTAGVLAGVFGTAATGYILQRGSWNDVFKVSVILYLIGTLVWNIFSTGEKILD